A single genomic interval of Vulpes lagopus strain Blue_001 chromosome 19, ASM1834538v1, whole genome shotgun sequence harbors:
- the MSL2 gene encoding E3 ubiquitin-protein ligase MSL2 isoform X4 codes for MLCSKSRHLLQDPIAPTNSTCQHYVCKPCKGKKMMMKPSCSWCKDYEQFEENKQLSILVNCYKKLCEYITQTTLARDIIEAVDCSSDILALLNDGSLFCEETEKPSDSSFTLCLTHSPLPSTSEPTADPQASLSPISESTLSIAIGSSVINGLPTYNGLSIDRFGINIPSPEHSNTIDVCNTVDIKTEDLSDSLPPVCDTVATDLCSTGIDICSFSEDIKPGDSLLLSVEEVLRSLETVSNTEVCCPNLQPNLEATVSNGPFLQLSSQSLSHNVFMSTSPALHGLSCTAATPKVAKLNRKRSRSESDSEKVQPLPISTIIRGPTLGASAPVTVKRESKISLQPIATVPNGGTTPKISKTVLLSTKSMKKSHEHGSKKSHSKTKPGILKKDKTVKEKIPSHHFMPGSPTKTVYKKPQEKKGCKCGRATQNPSVLTCRGQRCPCYSNRKACLDCICRGCQNSYMANGEKKLEAFAVPEKALEQTRLTLGINVTSIAVRNASTSTSVINVTGSPVTTFLAASTHDDKSLDEAIDMRFDC; via the coding sequence gACATTTGCTACAAGATCCTATTGCACCCACCAACTCCACCTGCCAACATTATGTCTGCAAACCTTGTAAAGGCAAGAAAATGATGATGAAACCTTCATGTAGCTGGTGCAAAGACTATGAGCAATTTGAGGAAAACAAGCAGTTAAGCATCCTAGTGAACTGCTACAAAAAACTATGCGAATATATAACACAGACTACATTGGCACGGGATATAATAGAAGCAGTCGACTGTTCTTCTGATATTTTGGCTTTGCTTAATGATGGATCATTGTTTTGTGAGGAGACAGAAAAACCCTCAGATTCATCCTTTACTTTGTGTTTAACACATTCCCCTTTACCTTCAACCTCAGAACCCACAGCTGATCCTCAAGCTAGTTTATCTCCAATATCTGAAAGCACCCTCAGCATTGCTATTGGCAGTTCTGTTATCAATGGTTTGCCTACTTACAATGGGCTCTCAATAGATAGATTTGGTATAAATATTCCTTCACCAGAACATTCAAACACAATTGATGTATGTAACACTGTTGACATAAAAACTGAGGATCTGTCTGATAGCTTGCCACCTGTCTGTGACACAGTAGCCACTGACTTATGCTCCACAGGCATTGATATCTGCAGTTTCAGTGAAGATATAAAACCTGGTGACTCTCTCTTACTGAGTGTTGAGGAAGTGCTCCGCAGCTTAGAAACCGTTTCAAATACAGAGGTTTGCTGCCCTAATTTGCAACCTAACTTGGAAGCCACTGTATCCAATGGACCTTTTTTGCAGCTTTCTTCCCAGTCTCTTAGCCATAATGTGTTTATGTCCACCAGTCCTGCACTTCATGGGTTATCATGTACAGCAGCAACTCCGAAAGTAGCAAAATTGAATAGAAAACGATCCAGATCAGAAAGTGACAGTGAGAAAGTTCAGCCACTTCCAATTTCTACCATTATCCGAGGCCCAACGTTGGGGGCATCTGCCCCTGTGACGGTGAAACGGGAGAGCAAAATTTCTCTTCAACCTATTGCAACTGTTCCCAATGGAGGCACAACACCCAAAATCAGCAAAACTGTACTTTTATCTACTAAAAGCATGAAAAAGAGTCATGAACACGGATCCAAGAAATCTCACTCAAAAACCAAGCCAGGTAttcttaaaaaagacaaaacagtaaAGGAAAAGATTCCTAGTCACCATTTTATGCCAGGAAGTCCTACCAAGACTGTGTATAAAAAACCCCAGGAAAAGAAAGGGTGTAAATGTGGGCGTGCTACTCAAAATCCAAGTGTTCTTACATGCCGCGGCCAACGCTGCCCTTGCTACTCTAACCGCAAAGCCTGCTTAGATTGTATATGTCGTGGCTGCCAAAACTCCTATATGGCCAATGGGGAGAAGAAGCTGGAGGCATTTGCTGTGCCAGAAAAGGCCTTGGAGCAGACCAGGCTCACTTTGGGCATTAACGTGACTAGCATTGCTGTGCGCAATGCTAGTACCAGCACCAGTGTAATTAATGTCACAGGGTCCCCAGTTACAACGTTTTTAGCTGCCAGTACACACGATGATAAAAGTTTGGATGAAGCTATAGACATGAGATTCGACTGTTAA
- the MSL2 gene encoding E3 ubiquitin-protein ligase MSL2 isoform X3: MFFVIWSGHLLQDPIAPTNSTCQHYVCKPCKGKKMMMKPSCSWCKDYEQFEENKQLSILVNCYKKLCEYITQTTLARDIIEAVDCSSDILALLNDGSLFCEETEKPSDSSFTLCLTHSPLPSTSEPTADPQASLSPISESTLSIAIGSSVINGLPTYNGLSIDRFGINIPSPEHSNTIDVCNTVDIKTEDLSDSLPPVCDTVATDLCSTGIDICSFSEDIKPGDSLLLSVEEVLRSLETVSNTEVCCPNLQPNLEATVSNGPFLQLSSQSLSHNVFMSTSPALHGLSCTAATPKVAKLNRKRSRSESDSEKVQPLPISTIIRGPTLGASAPVTVKRESKISLQPIATVPNGGTTPKISKTVLLSTKSMKKSHEHGSKKSHSKTKPGILKKDKTVKEKIPSHHFMPGSPTKTVYKKPQEKKGCKCGRATQNPSVLTCRGQRCPCYSNRKACLDCICRGCQNSYMANGEKKLEAFAVPEKALEQTRLTLGINVTSIAVRNASTSTSVINVTGSPVTTFLAASTHDDKSLDEAIDMRFDC, translated from the exons ATGTTTTTTGTTATCTGGTCTG gACATTTGCTACAAGATCCTATTGCACCCACCAACTCCACCTGCCAACATTATGTCTGCAAACCTTGTAAAGGCAAGAAAATGATGATGAAACCTTCATGTAGCTGGTGCAAAGACTATGAGCAATTTGAGGAAAACAAGCAGTTAAGCATCCTAGTGAACTGCTACAAAAAACTATGCGAATATATAACACAGACTACATTGGCACGGGATATAATAGAAGCAGTCGACTGTTCTTCTGATATTTTGGCTTTGCTTAATGATGGATCATTGTTTTGTGAGGAGACAGAAAAACCCTCAGATTCATCCTTTACTTTGTGTTTAACACATTCCCCTTTACCTTCAACCTCAGAACCCACAGCTGATCCTCAAGCTAGTTTATCTCCAATATCTGAAAGCACCCTCAGCATTGCTATTGGCAGTTCTGTTATCAATGGTTTGCCTACTTACAATGGGCTCTCAATAGATAGATTTGGTATAAATATTCCTTCACCAGAACATTCAAACACAATTGATGTATGTAACACTGTTGACATAAAAACTGAGGATCTGTCTGATAGCTTGCCACCTGTCTGTGACACAGTAGCCACTGACTTATGCTCCACAGGCATTGATATCTGCAGTTTCAGTGAAGATATAAAACCTGGTGACTCTCTCTTACTGAGTGTTGAGGAAGTGCTCCGCAGCTTAGAAACCGTTTCAAATACAGAGGTTTGCTGCCCTAATTTGCAACCTAACTTGGAAGCCACTGTATCCAATGGACCTTTTTTGCAGCTTTCTTCCCAGTCTCTTAGCCATAATGTGTTTATGTCCACCAGTCCTGCACTTCATGGGTTATCATGTACAGCAGCAACTCCGAAAGTAGCAAAATTGAATAGAAAACGATCCAGATCAGAAAGTGACAGTGAGAAAGTTCAGCCACTTCCAATTTCTACCATTATCCGAGGCCCAACGTTGGGGGCATCTGCCCCTGTGACGGTGAAACGGGAGAGCAAAATTTCTCTTCAACCTATTGCAACTGTTCCCAATGGAGGCACAACACCCAAAATCAGCAAAACTGTACTTTTATCTACTAAAAGCATGAAAAAGAGTCATGAACACGGATCCAAGAAATCTCACTCAAAAACCAAGCCAGGTAttcttaaaaaagacaaaacagtaaAGGAAAAGATTCCTAGTCACCATTTTATGCCAGGAAGTCCTACCAAGACTGTGTATAAAAAACCCCAGGAAAAGAAAGGGTGTAAATGTGGGCGTGCTACTCAAAATCCAAGTGTTCTTACATGCCGCGGCCAACGCTGCCCTTGCTACTCTAACCGCAAAGCCTGCTTAGATTGTATATGTCGTGGCTGCCAAAACTCCTATATGGCCAATGGGGAGAAGAAGCTGGAGGCATTTGCTGTGCCAGAAAAGGCCTTGGAGCAGACCAGGCTCACTTTGGGCATTAACGTGACTAGCATTGCTGTGCGCAATGCTAGTACCAGCACCAGTGTAATTAATGTCACAGGGTCCCCAGTTACAACGTTTTTAGCTGCCAGTACACACGATGATAAAAGTTTGGATGAAGCTATAGACATGAGATTCGACTGTTAA
- the MSL2 gene encoding E3 ubiquitin-protein ligase MSL2 isoform X2 → MNPVNATALYISASRLVLNYDPGDPKAFTEINRLLPYFRQSLSCCVCGHLLQDPIAPTNSTCQHYVCKPCKGKKMMMKPSCSWCKDYEQFEENKQLSILVNCYKKLCEYITQTTLARDIIEAVDCSSDILALLNDGSLFCEETEKPSDSSFTLCLTHSPLPSTSEPTADPQASLSPISESTLSIAIGSSVINGLPTYNGLSIDRFGINIPSPEHSNTIDVCNTVDIKTEDLSDSLPPVCDTVATDLCSTGIDICSFSEDIKPGDSLLLSVEEVLRSLETVSNTEVCCPNLQPNLEATVSNGPFLQLSSQSLSHNVFMSTSPALHGLSCTAATPKVAKLNRKRSRSESDSEKVQPLPISTIIRGPTLGASAPVTVKRESKISLQPIATVPNGGTTPKISKTVLLSTKSMKKSHEHGSKKSHSKTKPGILKKDKTVKEKIPSHHFMPGSPTKTVYKKPQEKKGCKCGRATQNPSVLTCRGQRCPCYSNRKACLDCICRGCQNSYMANGEKKLEAFAVPEKALEQTRLTLGINVTSIAVRNASTSTSVINVTGSPVTTFLAASTHDDKSLDEAIDMRFDC, encoded by the coding sequence gACATTTGCTACAAGATCCTATTGCACCCACCAACTCCACCTGCCAACATTATGTCTGCAAACCTTGTAAAGGCAAGAAAATGATGATGAAACCTTCATGTAGCTGGTGCAAAGACTATGAGCAATTTGAGGAAAACAAGCAGTTAAGCATCCTAGTGAACTGCTACAAAAAACTATGCGAATATATAACACAGACTACATTGGCACGGGATATAATAGAAGCAGTCGACTGTTCTTCTGATATTTTGGCTTTGCTTAATGATGGATCATTGTTTTGTGAGGAGACAGAAAAACCCTCAGATTCATCCTTTACTTTGTGTTTAACACATTCCCCTTTACCTTCAACCTCAGAACCCACAGCTGATCCTCAAGCTAGTTTATCTCCAATATCTGAAAGCACCCTCAGCATTGCTATTGGCAGTTCTGTTATCAATGGTTTGCCTACTTACAATGGGCTCTCAATAGATAGATTTGGTATAAATATTCCTTCACCAGAACATTCAAACACAATTGATGTATGTAACACTGTTGACATAAAAACTGAGGATCTGTCTGATAGCTTGCCACCTGTCTGTGACACAGTAGCCACTGACTTATGCTCCACAGGCATTGATATCTGCAGTTTCAGTGAAGATATAAAACCTGGTGACTCTCTCTTACTGAGTGTTGAGGAAGTGCTCCGCAGCTTAGAAACCGTTTCAAATACAGAGGTTTGCTGCCCTAATTTGCAACCTAACTTGGAAGCCACTGTATCCAATGGACCTTTTTTGCAGCTTTCTTCCCAGTCTCTTAGCCATAATGTGTTTATGTCCACCAGTCCTGCACTTCATGGGTTATCATGTACAGCAGCAACTCCGAAAGTAGCAAAATTGAATAGAAAACGATCCAGATCAGAAAGTGACAGTGAGAAAGTTCAGCCACTTCCAATTTCTACCATTATCCGAGGCCCAACGTTGGGGGCATCTGCCCCTGTGACGGTGAAACGGGAGAGCAAAATTTCTCTTCAACCTATTGCAACTGTTCCCAATGGAGGCACAACACCCAAAATCAGCAAAACTGTACTTTTATCTACTAAAAGCATGAAAAAGAGTCATGAACACGGATCCAAGAAATCTCACTCAAAAACCAAGCCAGGTAttcttaaaaaagacaaaacagtaaAGGAAAAGATTCCTAGTCACCATTTTATGCCAGGAAGTCCTACCAAGACTGTGTATAAAAAACCCCAGGAAAAGAAAGGGTGTAAATGTGGGCGTGCTACTCAAAATCCAAGTGTTCTTACATGCCGCGGCCAACGCTGCCCTTGCTACTCTAACCGCAAAGCCTGCTTAGATTGTATATGTCGTGGCTGCCAAAACTCCTATATGGCCAATGGGGAGAAGAAGCTGGAGGCATTTGCTGTGCCAGAAAAGGCCTTGGAGCAGACCAGGCTCACTTTGGGCATTAACGTGACTAGCATTGCTGTGCGCAATGCTAGTACCAGCACCAGTGTAATTAATGTCACAGGGTCCCCAGTTACAACGTTTTTAGCTGCCAGTACACACGATGATAAAAGTTTGGATGAAGCTATAGACATGAGATTCGACTGTTAA
- the MSL2 gene encoding E3 ubiquitin-protein ligase MSL2 isoform X5, whose protein sequence is MMMKPSCSWCKDYEQFEENKQLSILVNCYKKLCEYITQTTLARDIIEAVDCSSDILALLNDGSLFCEETEKPSDSSFTLCLTHSPLPSTSEPTADPQASLSPISESTLSIAIGSSVINGLPTYNGLSIDRFGINIPSPEHSNTIDVCNTVDIKTEDLSDSLPPVCDTVATDLCSTGIDICSFSEDIKPGDSLLLSVEEVLRSLETVSNTEVCCPNLQPNLEATVSNGPFLQLSSQSLSHNVFMSTSPALHGLSCTAATPKVAKLNRKRSRSESDSEKVQPLPISTIIRGPTLGASAPVTVKRESKISLQPIATVPNGGTTPKISKTVLLSTKSMKKSHEHGSKKSHSKTKPGILKKDKTVKEKIPSHHFMPGSPTKTVYKKPQEKKGCKCGRATQNPSVLTCRGQRCPCYSNRKACLDCICRGCQNSYMANGEKKLEAFAVPEKALEQTRLTLGINVTSIAVRNASTSTSVINVTGSPVTTFLAASTHDDKSLDEAIDMRFDC, encoded by the coding sequence ATGATGATGAAACCTTCATGTAGCTGGTGCAAAGACTATGAGCAATTTGAGGAAAACAAGCAGTTAAGCATCCTAGTGAACTGCTACAAAAAACTATGCGAATATATAACACAGACTACATTGGCACGGGATATAATAGAAGCAGTCGACTGTTCTTCTGATATTTTGGCTTTGCTTAATGATGGATCATTGTTTTGTGAGGAGACAGAAAAACCCTCAGATTCATCCTTTACTTTGTGTTTAACACATTCCCCTTTACCTTCAACCTCAGAACCCACAGCTGATCCTCAAGCTAGTTTATCTCCAATATCTGAAAGCACCCTCAGCATTGCTATTGGCAGTTCTGTTATCAATGGTTTGCCTACTTACAATGGGCTCTCAATAGATAGATTTGGTATAAATATTCCTTCACCAGAACATTCAAACACAATTGATGTATGTAACACTGTTGACATAAAAACTGAGGATCTGTCTGATAGCTTGCCACCTGTCTGTGACACAGTAGCCACTGACTTATGCTCCACAGGCATTGATATCTGCAGTTTCAGTGAAGATATAAAACCTGGTGACTCTCTCTTACTGAGTGTTGAGGAAGTGCTCCGCAGCTTAGAAACCGTTTCAAATACAGAGGTTTGCTGCCCTAATTTGCAACCTAACTTGGAAGCCACTGTATCCAATGGACCTTTTTTGCAGCTTTCTTCCCAGTCTCTTAGCCATAATGTGTTTATGTCCACCAGTCCTGCACTTCATGGGTTATCATGTACAGCAGCAACTCCGAAAGTAGCAAAATTGAATAGAAAACGATCCAGATCAGAAAGTGACAGTGAGAAAGTTCAGCCACTTCCAATTTCTACCATTATCCGAGGCCCAACGTTGGGGGCATCTGCCCCTGTGACGGTGAAACGGGAGAGCAAAATTTCTCTTCAACCTATTGCAACTGTTCCCAATGGAGGCACAACACCCAAAATCAGCAAAACTGTACTTTTATCTACTAAAAGCATGAAAAAGAGTCATGAACACGGATCCAAGAAATCTCACTCAAAAACCAAGCCAGGTAttcttaaaaaagacaaaacagtaaAGGAAAAGATTCCTAGTCACCATTTTATGCCAGGAAGTCCTACCAAGACTGTGTATAAAAAACCCCAGGAAAAGAAAGGGTGTAAATGTGGGCGTGCTACTCAAAATCCAAGTGTTCTTACATGCCGCGGCCAACGCTGCCCTTGCTACTCTAACCGCAAAGCCTGCTTAGATTGTATATGTCGTGGCTGCCAAAACTCCTATATGGCCAATGGGGAGAAGAAGCTGGAGGCATTTGCTGTGCCAGAAAAGGCCTTGGAGCAGACCAGGCTCACTTTGGGCATTAACGTGACTAGCATTGCTGTGCGCAATGCTAGTACCAGCACCAGTGTAATTAATGTCACAGGGTCCCCAGTTACAACGTTTTTAGCTGCCAGTACACACGATGATAAAAGTTTGGATGAAGCTATAGACATGAGATTCGACTGTTAA